In Sphingomonas sp. M1-B02, the sequence CCTGCAATATAGCGGCACCTCGATCGCGCAGGTCTTCTTCGGCACGGCGGCGGGCTTTGGCGCGCTGAGCCTCTATGGCTATACGACCAAGAAGGATCTGTCGGGCTTCGGCACGTTCCTGATCATGGGTCTGGTCGGGCTGATCGTCGCGTCGATCGTCAACCTGTTCCTGCAGTCGGGCGTGATGAGCCTGGTGATCAGCGTGCTCGGCGTGCTGATCTTCGCGGGGCTCACCGCCTATGACACGCAGAAGATCAAGAGCATGTATGCCTATGTCGGCGGGACCGACATGCAGGGCAAGGCCGTGATCATGGGTGCGCTGACGCTCTATCTCGACTTCATCAACATGTTCCTGTTCCTGCTTCGCCTTTTCGGCAGCGCGCGCGACTAAGCGCGGCGACAGGATGCGATTTGCGGCCCGGCGGAGAAATTCGCCGGGCCGTTTCTTTTGACGGTGCCCCCGCAGGCCGGGAACGCGAAAGCGGGGGCGTTCGTTACAGCTAAGCAACGCTCAGGAGAGTGACAATATGACTTCGAACCCGATCGACCCGGCCATGGACAGAATGTCGGTGGCGCCGGGGCCCGAGAGCAGCGAAACCGCGACGCGCGGCCCAGTCAACTCGGCCGACGCCGGCACCGACAAGTCGATCGTCGAGCGGCTCGAGCGCAATCCCGAAAGCAAGGAAGCACGGCTCGACCGCGCGCTCGATGAGTCGATGGACGCGTCGGACCCGCCCGCCTCTACCCAGCCGATCCACAATCATGAACCGCCGGCCTCCTCGGGCTATGACCCCAAGGCCGAGCAGAAACTCGCCAAGGGCGAGTCGCAAGGTGTGGTCGGCAAATTGCTGTCTAAGATCGGCCTCGGCTGAACGAACGCGGCGTGGCGACCTGCCCGGCGTCAGGCTGGCGCGCCGATCTTGTACTATATGCCGCGCTTGCGGCGAACCTTGGAATCGCCGTCGCCAAATTCGTGGCGGCGGCGATTTCCGGTTCATCGTCGATGCTCACCGAGGGTGTCCACAGTCTGGTCGACAGCGGCAATCAGGGTCTCCTCCTCTACGGCCAGCACCGCGCGAAGCGCCCGCCCGACGCCGAGCATCCCTTCGGTTATGGCCGCGAACTCTATTTCTGGGCGTTCGTCGTCGCGATCCTGATCTTCGGACTGGGCGCAGGAGTTTCTATCTACGAGGGCTGGAAGCATATCGCCGAACCGGAGGCCTTGCGCGACCCGCTGATCAACTATGTCGTGCTCGCCGTGGCGATGGCGCTCGAGGGCACGTCGTGGACGATCGCGCTGCGCGAATTCGCGTCGGCCAAGGGCGAAATGGGCTGGTGGCAGGCTGTCCGCGAATCGAAGGATCCGGCGACCTTCATCGTCCTGTTCGAAGATTCGGCGGCGCTGGCCGGACTGCTGGTGGCCGGCGCCGGGATCTGGGCGAGCCATGCCTGGGGCGATCCACGGATCGACGGCGCTGCCTCGATCCTGATCGGACTGATCCTGTCCGGCGTGGCGATGCTGCTGGCGCGCGAGGCCAAGGGGCTGCTGATCGGCGAGCGCGCGAACAAGGACGTGGTCGAACGCGTCCGCGCGACGCTCGCGCGACATGCGGGAGTGACGGCGGTCAATCATATCCGCACCGTCCACTCTTCGCCGGATCGGGTGTTCGTGGCGATCAGCGCCGATTTCGACGATGCGATGACGATGGGCGCGGGCGAGACGCTGATCGAGGAAATCGAGGCCGAGCTGAAGGCGCAGATGCCGATCCTCTCTTCGATCTACATCCGCCCCGAAAAGGCAGAGGATGCCGAGGGATCGATCCCCGCGCTGAGGCGCACGGCTTGAAGCCGGGGGTCCG encodes:
- a CDS encoding Bax inhibitor-1/YccA family protein; translated protein: MANWSDPRTSAAPYATSGTRTDAYDAGLRSYMLSVYNYMLSGVLLTAIIALVVSQTSLIEYLFTVQQTSRGATLGPSMLGWVVMLSPLAIVLVMSFGQARLSTSTLQMLFWAYAGLLGASLSTIFLQYSGTSIAQVFFGTAAGFGALSLYGYTTKKDLSGFGTFLIMGLVGLIVASIVNLFLQSGVMSLVISVLGVLIFAGLTAYDTQKIKSMYAYVGGTDMQGKAVIMGALTLYLDFINMFLFLLRLFGSARD
- a CDS encoding cation diffusion facilitator family transporter; this translates as MATCPASGWRADLVLYAALAANLGIAVAKFVAAAISGSSSMLTEGVHSLVDSGNQGLLLYGQHRAKRPPDAEHPFGYGRELYFWAFVVAILIFGLGAGVSIYEGWKHIAEPEALRDPLINYVVLAVAMALEGTSWTIALREFASAKGEMGWWQAVRESKDPATFIVLFEDSAALAGLLVAGAGIWASHAWGDPRIDGAASILIGLILSGVAMLLAREAKGLLIGERANKDVVERVRATLARHAGVTAVNHIRTVHSSPDRVFVAISADFDDAMTMGAGETLIEEIEAELKAQMPILSSIYIRPEKAEDAEGSIPALRRTA